A single window of Bacteroidota bacterium DNA harbors:
- a CDS encoding SHOCT domain-containing protein translates to MDRIQKLGNLRDKGLLTDDEFNLQKRQILGE, encoded by the coding sequence TTGGATAGAATTCAAAAGCTCGGCAATCTGCGTGATAAGGGATTATTGACAGACGATGAGTTCAATTTGCAAAAGAGACAGATTCTCGGAGAATAA